AAGTCATTCCTGGAGTGGAAAAAGCACAGGCAGAGGGGATTAATGCTGTAGGGCCGCTGCCGGCTGACACATTATTTTTCAGAGCTGTCCGCGGCGATTTTGACATTGTCGTAGCCATGTATCATGATCAGGGTCATGGGCCAGTTAAAGTATTAGGGCTGGATGCCGGGGTTAATATCACCGTCGGCCTTCCCATCATTCGTACAAGCGTTGATCATGGTACAGCCTTCGATATTGCCGGAAAAGGCATAGCTGACGAGAAAAGCTTAATGGAAGCCATGCGTCAGGCAGTAGAGCTTGCACCAAAGAAAAAATAGCCTGATTTTAACCTGCTCGGGCCCCCGGGCGGGTTTTTTTATAGAATTTAATAGATAAATTTTTTTGAAAATGATATCGTTAACCTCACAATTGATGCTAAAATAATAGAAAAAACACAAAAAAGAGGAATATATGAGTAAACGGACAGGTCAAATTTCACTTGTGCTTATTTCGGTTTTATTTACCTCATATCAAACCATTTTCTCGCAGGAAACGTTTTTTACTTTTGATTTTATTCTATTTACCTGTATTGCCTGGTTTGTCGGCTGGCAGTTTGACAAAAGCAGGTACTACGCAGAAAAAGCGCGGGCCAGCGAGAAGAGCCACAAATTGCTTCTGGAATCACTGCCGGTTTCCGTGCTCATACATAAGGACTTTGAAATTTTGTATGCAAACTCGACTGCAGTTGCCGAATTGTCGTCATCAGATAAAGGTGCATTAATTGGCAGGTCGCTGCTTGACTTTATAGAGTTGGACTATATGGGACGTTTGCAGGAGCGTTATCAGTACATTAAGTCAGAGAAGCAGCTTTTAAACAATATAGAATATAAAATAAAACGTTTTGATGGAACCACTAGATTTTTTGAAGTTTCATCACTTTATGTTGAATTTGAAGGGAAAGAGGCCATACTCTCAATTGGAACTGATATTTCTGATAAAAAAGAGGAACAGGAAAAGCTCCTGCAGAAATCAGAAAAGCTGGCACTTCTTGGCCAAATGGCAGCTGGAATCGCTCATGAAATCCGTAATCCTCTTACTTCGATCAAAGGGTTTGTTCAGCTCTTCAAGTCAAATAGCCAGAAAGATGAATACTTTGACATTGTACTTTCAGAATTGGACCGCATAAATGGAATCGTCGGCGAATTTTTAGTGCTTGCAAAGCCGACTGCAGACATTTTCGAAAAGCAGGACCTTACTAAATTAATCAACGAAGTGATTCTTTTGAGCAGCACCCAATCCGTATTAAACAATGTCGAAATAGCAGCAGAAAATAATCTTCACGCCCCAATGATTCATTGTGAAAAGAACCAGCTGAAACAAGTATTCCTCAACATTATTAAGAATGCCATTGAAGCAATGCCAGGCGGAGGAGAGTTAAACATTAAAGTGTTTAAAAAGTCCGGCAACACTATTTCCATTCAATTCATCGATCAGGGTGTTGGCATATCAGAAGACCGGATTTCAAGTCTGGGGGAACCTTTTTATACGACAAAGGAAAAAGGAACAGGGCTGGGACTGATGATTTGCTACAAAATTATCGAAAACCATAATGGCCGCTTAATAGTCGAAAGTAAAGTTGGGGAAGGCACCAAGATTGAGATAGAACTCCCCTATGAAGGGGATTCGATACATGCAGAAGATGATCAAAACGGAAACATCGTTTTAATTTAAATGGTGGAGCGGGACCTGACAGTGCATGAAAATGTGCTGTTTTTTTATTATCCGCAGCGCATGCATAGGATGTTATAATTAAAATAAAATCCATTCTAACGGTGATTATAGTGTTTTATTTCATTTTGCTGGGCCTTTTGTTTATAGGGGCTGTTTTCGTTATCATTCGTAAAAAAATAAATATTAATACTGCTGCAATGGCGGCTGTGATGGCGTTTGGCATTGTGACACAGGGTGTTTTACTGAATTTCTTCGGTTTGTCCTTCTTTTTGGGGAGCATCGGCAAGATTATCAGCATAGCAGATATAGCCTTATGGATGGCCATCTTAGTTTCGATCGGCATGACCATCTATAAAGGAGAGTTTAAGAAGCTGCATTACATTAATCCAATTAACCGTTTCGGCATTGGAACCTGGGTGGCCGGCACGTCGATTTGCGGAATCATGTTCTGCAAGCAATTTGGAGCAGGTGCAGAAGTCCAGGCGCTGGCCATTCTGAATGCGGGATTATGGATTATTTATATTTGGATTAGTTTAATAGGCTTCAAAGAGCTCAAGGATACATCTATTGGTCAGCAGACGCATGGAGTTTTGCTGCTGACGGCGGTCAGCACACAATCTCTTGTTCTCCTTTTCAATACTGTCTTTGCAGATGTACCTGGATTTCTGAATGCCGCTCTTATTTTTTTAGGGCTGCTTTTTTATTTCATTA
This window of the Cytobacillus pseudoceanisediminis genome carries:
- a CDS encoding ATP-binding protein; the encoded protein is MSKRTGQISLVLISVLFTSYQTIFSQETFFTFDFILFTCIAWFVGWQFDKSRYYAEKARASEKSHKLLLESLPVSVLIHKDFEILYANSTAVAELSSSDKGALIGRSLLDFIELDYMGRLQERYQYIKSEKQLLNNIEYKIKRFDGTTRFFEVSSLYVEFEGKEAILSIGTDISDKKEEQEKLLQKSEKLALLGQMAAGIAHEIRNPLTSIKGFVQLFKSNSQKDEYFDIVLSELDRINGIVGEFLVLAKPTADIFEKQDLTKLINEVILLSSTQSVLNNVEIAAENNLHAPMIHCEKNQLKQVFLNIIKNAIEAMPGGGELNIKVFKKSGNTISIQFIDQGVGISEDRISSLGEPFYTTKEKGTGLGLMICYKIIENHNGRLIVESKVGEGTKIEIELPYEGDSIHAEDDQNGNIVLI